A region of bacterium DNA encodes the following proteins:
- a CDS encoding mannose-1-phosphate guanylyltransferase/mannose-6-phosphate isomerase, giving the protein MQLLPVIYPVIMSGGAGTRLWPVSREAHPKPFMKLNGPHSLLQQTFMRAAALPGAEQVLTVTNKEHYFKSADEFATVNPSKMPIRYLLEPTGRNTAPAVAAAALALSRAVGEDAIMLVLAADHVITKPLEFGNAVSRAVSLASSGHLVTFGITPSHAETGYGYIECDDERPLREEGSFRAKRFVEKPNKEMAERYLSNGKFLWNSGMFCFKADSILEAFERYAPEVLQAVKAAMPEGDDTRLSLDSDNFARVPNISIDYAIMEKAPNVAVVAASIGWSDVGSWDAVAGLAASDEVGQADARGNTTTGHVILQDADNCHVRSDNRVVGVIGVQDLVIVDTDDALLVTTRERSQDVKNIVGELKAANHEVYKLHNTVHRPWGTYTILEEGPGFKTKRIVVKPGASLSLQMHHHRSEHWVVIKGTAHVVNGEQELVIGQSQSTFIPAGNKHRLENPGTEDLVIIEVQCGAYLGEDDIVRFQDVYGRVA; this is encoded by the coding sequence ATGCAACTTCTGCCCGTCATTTATCCCGTCATCATGTCCGGCGGGGCGGGAACCCGGCTCTGGCCGGTTTCGCGCGAGGCGCATCCCAAACCTTTCATGAAACTCAATGGTCCGCACAGCCTGCTGCAGCAGACCTTTATGCGCGCCGCCGCGCTACCGGGGGCCGAGCAGGTGCTGACGGTGACCAATAAAGAGCATTATTTCAAAAGCGCCGATGAATTCGCCACGGTAAATCCTTCCAAAATGCCGATCCGCTACCTGCTGGAGCCGACCGGGCGCAACACCGCGCCTGCGGTGGCTGCCGCCGCACTGGCGCTTTCCCGCGCAGTGGGCGAGGACGCCATCATGCTGGTGCTGGCGGCGGACCATGTGATTACCAAGCCGCTGGAATTCGGCAATGCCGTGTCACGCGCGGTGAGCCTGGCCAGTTCGGGCCATCTGGTGACGTTCGGCATCACGCCGTCTCATGCGGAAACGGGCTATGGCTATATTGAGTGCGACGATGAGCGCCCGCTGCGCGAGGAAGGCAGCTTTCGCGCCAAGCGTTTCGTGGAAAAACCCAATAAGGAAATGGCCGAGCGGTATTTGTCCAATGGTAAATTCCTGTGGAATTCCGGCATGTTCTGCTTCAAGGCTGACAGCATACTGGAAGCGTTTGAGCGATATGCGCCGGAGGTGCTGCAAGCCGTGAAGGCCGCCATGCCCGAGGGCGACGATACCCGCCTTTCGCTGGATTCGGACAATTTTGCCCGTGTGCCGAATATTTCCATCGATTATGCCATCATGGAAAAGGCCCCGAACGTGGCCGTGGTGGCCGCCAGCATCGGCTGGAGCGATGTGGGATCATGGGATGCCGTGGCCGGGCTGGCGGCCTCTGACGAAGTTGGGCAGGCGGATGCGCGCGGCAATACCACCACCGGCCACGTGATTCTGCAGGATGCCGATAATTGCCATGTGCGCAGCGATAACCGCGTGGTGGGTGTCATCGGCGTGCAGGACCTGGTGATCGTGGACACGGATGATGCATTGCTGGTGACGACGCGTGAGCGCAGCCAGGATGTGAAGAACATTGTGGGTGAGCTGAAGGCGGCCAACCACGAGGTGTATAAGCTGCACAACACCGTGCATCGCCCGTGGGGGACCTATACGATTCTGGAAGAAGGACCGGGTTTCAAGACCAAGCGCATCGTGGTGAAGCCGGGTGCTTCGCTGTCGCTGCAGATGCATCATCACCGCAGCGAGCATTGGGTGGTCATCAAAGGCACGGCCCATGTGGTGAATGGCGAGCAGGAACTGGTCATCGGCCAGAGCCAGTCTACCTTCATTCCGGCCGGTAATAAGCACCGCCTGGAAAACCCCGGCACGGAAGACCTTGTCATCATTGAAGTGCAATGCGGGGCTTATCTGGGAGAAGACGATATTGTTCGCTTCCAGGATGTATACGGCCGCGTCGCCTAG
- the gmd gene encoding GDP-mannose 4,6-dehydratase — MSKKVALITGITGQDGAYLAEFLLQKGYEVHGIKRRVSLFNTDRIDHLYQDPHVAGCNFFLHYGDMTDSLSLIRVIQQVQPDEIYNLAAQSHVAVSFEEPEFTANADGLGALRILEAIRILKMEKKVKFYQASTSELYGLVQEIPQKETTPFYPRSPYAVAKLYAYWITVNYREAYGIYACNGILFNHESPIRGETFVTRKITRALARIKLGMQERLYLGNMSSLRDWGHAKDYVEMQWLMLQQQQAEDYVIATGEQHSVREFVSVAAKEIGIQVDWQGEGVDEKGYDAATGKCIVAVDPRYFRPAEVDTLLGDATKAKQKLGWSPKITFSELVEEMMREDMKLAERDALVKKHGYKYFNYNE, encoded by the coding sequence ATGAGCAAAAAAGTTGCACTTATCACCGGCATCACGGGGCAGGACGGGGCGTATCTCGCTGAATTCCTGCTGCAGAAGGGCTATGAGGTGCATGGCATCAAGCGCCGGGTGTCGCTGTTCAATACCGACCGTATCGATCATCTCTATCAGGACCCGCACGTAGCAGGGTGCAATTTCTTTCTGCATTACGGGGATATGACGGATAGCCTGAGCCTGATCCGTGTCATTCAGCAGGTGCAGCCGGACGAGATCTATAACCTCGCCGCGCAGAGCCATGTGGCCGTATCCTTCGAGGAGCCGGAATTCACCGCCAATGCCGATGGTCTGGGGGCGCTGCGCATTCTGGAGGCTATCCGCATCCTGAAAATGGAAAAAAAGGTGAAGTTCTATCAGGCTTCGACCTCCGAACTTTATGGTCTGGTGCAGGAAATCCCGCAGAAGGAGACGACGCCCTTCTACCCGCGCTCGCCTTACGCGGTGGCCAAGCTTTATGCCTACTGGATCACGGTGAATTACCGCGAGGCTTACGGCATTTATGCCTGCAACGGCATTCTCTTCAACCACGAGTCCCCCATTCGCGGCGAGACCTTCGTGACCCGCAAGATCACCCGCGCGCTGGCGCGCATCAAGCTCGGCATGCAGGAGCGGCTGTATCTGGGCAACATGTCCTCGCTCCGCGACTGGGGCCATGCGAAGGATTATGTGGAAATGCAGTGGCTGATGCTCCAGCAGCAGCAGGCCGAGGATTATGTGATCGCCACCGGTGAGCAGCACAGCGTGCGCGAGTTCGTGAGTGTGGCCGCCAAGGAAATCGGCATCCAGGTGGACTGGCAGGGCGAAGGCGTTGACGAAAAGGGCTATGACGCCGCCACCGGCAAATGCATCGTGGCTGTGGACCCGCGCTATTTCCGCCCCGCCGAGGTGGACACGCTGCTGGGGGATGCCACCAAGGCCAAGCAGAAGCTTGGCTGGTCGCCCAAGATCACCTTCAGCGAGCTGGTGGAGGAGATGATGCGCGAGGATATGAAGCTGGCCGAGCGCGACGCGCTGGTGAAGAAACATGGCTATAAATACTTCAACTACAACGAATAG